In Pseudanabaena galeata CCNP1313, one genomic interval encodes:
- a CDS encoding plasmid mobilization protein: MTLSVRFTVRMTEEEKVILDEKASQLNVKASEIVRCATFKYDLPTSKVQVVNIDWNLYHLLGEVKYELNKIGTNINQLAHDANLSLMMGSPMQLQLEELNEISHRIERSIGSISELRTLITESTGIKPKLGEEDDR, encoded by the coding sequence ATGACCTTATCCGTTAGATTTACAGTGCGAATGACCGAAGAGGAGAAAGTAATCCTAGATGAAAAAGCAAGTCAATTGAATGTTAAAGCCAGTGAAATTGTGAGATGTGCAACGTTTAAATACGATCTGCCGACATCTAAGGTACAAGTTGTAAACATAGATTGGAATCTTTATCACCTATTGGGGGAAGTCAAGTATGAATTGAATAAAATCGGTACAAATATCAACCAACTAGCCCATGATGCCAACTTGAGTCTAATGATGGGTAGCCCAATGCAACTACAACTGGAAGAACTCAATGAGATATCGCATCGTATTGAGCGATCAATTGGTTCAATATCCGAACTAAGAACTCTGATTACGGAGAGTACAGGTATAAAGCCCAAATTAGGAGAAGAGGATGATCGGTAA
- a CDS encoding relaxase/mobilization nuclease domain-containing protein — protein sequence MIGKIIKGKSFQGCLSYVMGKTGAAVIGMNMDGKDPYSLANEFSLSWQLRPKLNYKVCHVILSLSPEEHLNNDAWQTAIAQYLKEMGFTNNQYVAVKHTDKENHEHIHLVTSRVRMDGSVVSDSWDWTRSQDVIRKLEQDFGLAAVPSSWECDRQEQTKSQIDKELETGKVTVKRQLADKIDATLVNTTSLLDFIEKLNLEGIEVRVDRDRKGKPKGIAYKLDGVSMAGSSVGKAYSLPRVLKRIESVSEQGIHPNISSMASHISQVIREQVKVGMTMPQLIEQLKHSGIDAHVKYTRTKKIKGISYSLGRNSIQGNELGKEFSWGGLQKYLQVSYDPARDRSIILEMRADRKAINQPIESSYQDEMGLSDSLLNELVVELEKQRSLKVPKPKQSENITKSEIPVNPEQDRNNHAQMVAVICHQILNELGSDSFGEIGKNSYSIQRSRDALIVENLRGDRQIILQVKGQEIEFANLSEFDIRQFEQAWQHRSQAQQQSIGNVSDLLNQEIQ from the coding sequence ATGATCGGTAAAATTATTAAGGGAAAGAGCTTTCAAGGCTGCTTATCTTATGTCATGGGAAAAACTGGTGCGGCGGTCATAGGTATGAATATGGATGGCAAAGATCCATATAGTTTAGCGAATGAATTTTCTTTGTCTTGGCAATTGCGCCCTAAATTAAATTACAAAGTTTGCCATGTAATTCTCAGTCTTAGTCCTGAAGAGCATCTTAACAATGATGCTTGGCAGACAGCGATCGCCCAATATCTCAAAGAGATGGGATTTACCAATAATCAATATGTGGCTGTAAAGCATACTGATAAAGAAAATCACGAACACATTCATCTCGTGACCAGTCGGGTGCGGATGGACGGCTCAGTAGTTTCTGACAGTTGGGATTGGACGCGCAGCCAAGATGTGATCCGCAAACTAGAGCAGGACTTTGGACTAGCGGCTGTACCATCAAGTTGGGAATGCGATCGCCAAGAGCAAACCAAGAGTCAGATAGATAAGGAATTAGAAACGGGCAAAGTTACGGTAAAGCGGCAACTTGCGGATAAGATCGATGCAACTTTGGTAAATACCACGTCACTACTAGATTTTATTGAGAAGCTAAATCTTGAAGGGATTGAAGTCAGGGTTGACCGAGATCGCAAGGGAAAACCGAAAGGGATTGCTTACAAACTTGATGGAGTGAGCATGGCAGGTTCCAGTGTGGGCAAGGCTTATTCCTTACCGCGTGTCTTGAAGCGGATAGAAAGTGTCTCCGAGCAGGGGATACATCCTAATATTTCCTCTATGGCATCTCACATATCGCAAGTCATCAGAGAGCAAGTAAAAGTAGGAATGACCATGCCCCAGTTGATTGAGCAGTTGAAACATTCAGGAATAGATGCTCATGTCAAATACACGCGCACCAAGAAGATTAAAGGTATTTCCTACAGTTTGGGACGTAACAGTATTCAAGGTAATGAGCTAGGTAAAGAGTTTAGCTGGGGAGGACTTCAGAAGTATTTACAGGTTAGTTACGATCCAGCCCGTGATCGCTCGATTATTTTAGAGATGCGTGCTGATCGAAAGGCGATAAATCAGCCTATAGAGTCTTCTTATCAAGACGAGATGGGCTTGTCAGATAGTTTGTTAAACGAGCTTGTGGTTGAGTTAGAAAAACAGCGATCGCTCAAAGTCCCCAAACCAAAGCAATCTGAAAATATTACTAAATCAGAAATCCCTGTTAACCCAGAACAGGATAGAAACAATCACGCTCAGATGGTTGCAGTAATCTGCCATCAGATCCTCAATGAGCTAGGGTCTGATAGTTTTGGAGAAATAGGCAAGAATTCTTACAGTATCCAACGAAGCAGAGATGCTCTGATAGTTGAGAATTTAAGAGGTGATCGCCAGATCATTTTGCAGGTTAAGGGGCAGGAAATTGAGTTTGCCAATTTGAGCGAGTTTGATATCCGACAATTTGAGCAGGCTTGGCAGCATCGATCTCAAGCACAGCAACAAAGTATTGGTAATGTTTCAGACTTATTGAATCAAGAAATTCAGTAA
- a CDS encoding alpha/beta hydrolase, whose product MFSKLGIWLGAIALIAGLLLNQIFYPHNIATEIINLKRDRDRPLVGRLYIPERTKTPYPTIILWHGVSSSKEMMEPLAVELARQGIAAIAFDAGGFGESYARPFSSEENLKDAGVVFDYVKQHPERFDRLHLGMGGHSMGAATAIAFGSETASSDQIRVTIALGMSAEISRTSPANLLMGIGLYEELHSPAAMRETLQQGTGEATQEFQLKGDFQNGSARKLVISSTSNHLIEPFDPTLIQEAVIWAMKAFDLPERSVFLTMPFVMWGWFLILIGSLLTIGYGLRELNFLRTKLRLVTVGMVAIAGIFLCLGMMGAIPSRMASSLVFLVAAVLPISTYAINQPKKLTSFLQLCGLYVGTILIAYAIVSLVMRWQELLTHPAYLLGLPQFLIQLPVAMIYSRVQELNAAMFPVYSNGLVPSWQLSLLFLPELIYPSVILSVGTRAAAWLVRWLRQPLKLAKVDRPSKKSLQLLGGLSLVLAIVLIQQARMGTVSMEYAIVAISLLARMALFPALLVILIVRSPQFQSLEKRCF is encoded by the coding sequence ATGTTTAGCAAGCTGGGAATTTGGCTGGGGGCGATCGCCTTGATTGCTGGGTTATTGCTCAATCAAATCTTTTATCCCCATAATATCGCCACCGAAATAATTAACCTAAAACGAGATCGAGATCGTCCCCTTGTCGGCAGGCTATATATTCCCGAACGAACAAAAACTCCCTATCCCACGATCATTCTCTGGCATGGCGTAAGCTCTTCTAAAGAAATGATGGAGCCACTTGCAGTAGAACTAGCCCGACAAGGTATTGCCGCTATAGCCTTTGATGCTGGCGGATTTGGAGAATCCTATGCCAGACCATTTAGCTCAGAAGAAAATCTCAAGGATGCAGGTGTGGTATTTGATTATGTAAAACAACATCCCGAACGCTTTGACCGATTACATTTGGGCATGGGCGGTCATTCTATGGGAGCCGCCACAGCGATCGCCTTTGGTTCAGAAACAGCAAGTTCAGATCAAATTCGCGTTACCATCGCTCTCGGTATGAGTGCAGAGATTAGCCGCACCAGTCCTGCTAATCTCCTGATGGGAATCGGATTGTACGAAGAGTTGCATAGTCCCGCAGCCATGCGTGAAACTTTACAACAGGGAACTGGTGAAGCAACTCAGGAATTTCAACTCAAGGGAGATTTTCAAAATGGTTCCGCTAGAAAATTGGTCATTTCCAGTACATCTAACCATTTGATTGAGCCTTTTGACCCCACCTTAATCCAAGAAGCTGTTATTTGGGCTATGAAAGCCTTTGATTTGCCTGAGAGGTCGGTATTTTTAACGATGCCATTTGTCATGTGGGGATGGTTTCTGATCTTGATCGGTTCGCTTTTAACTATTGGTTATGGTCTACGTGAGCTTAATTTCTTGAGGACAAAATTGCGCTTAGTAACAGTGGGAATGGTGGCGATCGCTGGGATTTTCCTCTGTTTGGGTATGATGGGAGCGATACCTAGCAGAATGGCAAGTAGTCTAGTCTTTCTAGTGGCAGCAGTTTTGCCTATCAGTACCTATGCCATCAATCAACCAAAGAAGCTGACATCATTTTTGCAACTGTGCGGGCTTTATGTTGGTACTATCCTCATCGCCTATGCGATCGTCTCCCTTGTCATGCGTTGGCAAGAGTTGTTGACCCATCCTGCATATCTATTAGGATTACCGCAGTTCCTTATCCAACTTCCTGTAGCAATGATTTATTCAAGAGTTCAAGAATTGAATGCGGCTATGTTTCCTGTCTATAGCAATGGACTTGTTCCTAGTTGGCAGCTTTCCCTTCTCTTTTTGCCCGAACTGATTTATCCCAGTGTGATTTTAAGTGTTGGGACTAGAGCGGCTGCATGGCTAGTCAGATGGCTGCGTCAACCACTAAAACTAGCAAAAGTAGATCGTCCCAGTAAGAAATCTCTGCAATTGCTAGGCGGACTCAGTTTAGTTTTAGCGATCGTTCTCATTCAACAGGCAAGGATGGGAACTGTCTCTATGGAATATGCGATCGTTGCCATAAGTCTACTCGCTCGGATGGCTTTATTTCCTGCTCTACTGGTTATCTTGATTGTGCGATCGCCTCAATTTCAATCATTAGAAAAACGATGCTTTTAG
- the recD2 gene encoding SF1B family DNA helicase RecD2, with product MPDNIDYLQGIIERLTFHSEETGYTVARLKVPKAQDLITVVGNFANIQAGQTLALEGTWRSHPKFGDQFQVTQYRETKPATITGIEKYLGSGLIKGVGPVTAKRIVTHFGLDTLDIIENEIDRLIEVPGIAKKRVKMIKTAWEMQKAIKEVMVFLQGHGVSTTYAVKIFKHYGNDSIQTVSENPYQLATDIYGIGFFTADQIARNIGIEVSSEFRSIAGIFHCLGEAAEDGHCYLPRTELEEKAIKLLALEDYQPDPETISKIVLQLSVNDRLVMQGLEGEFICYKPTYFHTEQNLAERVYQLLQHKHHPDPERVKAWIDRYTTQRNIQLSPKQREAVEMAATSSVLILTGGPGTGKTTTTRTIVALWKAMGKEIALASPTGRAAQRLQEVTGCEAKTIHRFLEFDPKSMGFKRNQEYPLTAQAIGIDEASMLDLFLAFSLVKAIPLGAQLLLVGDTDQLPSVGEGNVLQDLIDSQQVPVITLTEVFRQAQASQIIQNAHRINTGKFPQMEKVSNQPQSDCLWLEMPNAEAGQQGVCDIITELLPSLGFDPQQDMQVLCPMTRGDVGTRNLNVVLQQLLNPPDAMKPEIKYGNTIFRLGDRIMQQVNDYNREVFNGDIGTITGVDLEEREVTFVFGDRQVTYDYADLNEIALARATTIHKAQGSEYPVVIMPLFMQHFLMLSRNLFYTGLTRARKLAIIVGESKAIGMAVKQVSDRQRYTYLAKRLAKFAEP from the coding sequence ATGCCTGACAACATCGACTACCTCCAAGGCATCATCGAACGCCTCACCTTTCACTCCGAAGAGACAGGCTATACCGTAGCGCGGCTAAAAGTACCCAAGGCTCAAGACCTAATCACCGTAGTCGGTAACTTTGCCAATATCCAAGCAGGACAGACTCTTGCCCTAGAAGGCACATGGCGATCGCATCCTAAGTTTGGTGACCAATTCCAAGTCACTCAATACCGTGAAACCAAACCCGCCACGATTACAGGAATTGAGAAATATCTGGGCAGTGGTTTGATTAAAGGCGTGGGACCAGTCACCGCTAAACGCATCGTCACTCATTTTGGCTTGGATACCCTTGACATCATTGAAAATGAGATTGACCGTCTGATTGAAGTTCCTGGTATTGCCAAGAAACGAGTGAAGATGATCAAAACAGCTTGGGAGATGCAAAAGGCGATTAAGGAGGTCATGGTATTTCTGCAAGGACATGGAGTATCCACCACCTATGCAGTCAAGATTTTTAAGCATTATGGTAATGATTCCATTCAGACTGTTTCCGAAAATCCCTATCAACTGGCGACGGATATCTATGGTATTGGTTTCTTTACGGCTGACCAAATCGCTCGGAATATCGGCATTGAAGTTAGTTCAGAGTTTCGCAGCATTGCGGGTATCTTTCACTGTTTAGGGGAAGCCGCCGAAGATGGTCATTGCTATTTACCGCGCACGGAACTAGAGGAGAAAGCCATCAAACTGCTTGCCCTCGAAGATTATCAACCAGATCCTGAAACTATCTCTAAAATTGTTCTACAACTCTCCGTTAACGATCGCTTGGTGATGCAAGGCTTAGAAGGAGAGTTCATCTGCTATAAACCTACTTACTTCCATACTGAACAAAATCTTGCCGAACGGGTTTATCAATTATTGCAACACAAACATCATCCAGATCCTGAACGAGTCAAGGCTTGGATCGATCGCTACACTACCCAAAGAAATATCCAACTCTCGCCCAAACAACGCGAAGCTGTAGAGATGGCGGCAACTTCATCGGTGTTAATTCTCACAGGTGGACCGGGGACAGGTAAAACTACCACCACCCGCACGATTGTTGCGCTCTGGAAAGCGATGGGTAAGGAGATTGCTCTCGCTTCACCAACGGGTCGGGCGGCTCAACGATTACAGGAAGTCACGGGCTGTGAGGCTAAGACAATTCACCGTTTTCTAGAGTTTGATCCAAAATCCATGGGTTTTAAACGCAATCAGGAATATCCTCTGACGGCTCAGGCGATCGGTATTGATGAAGCATCGATGCTGGATCTGTTTCTTGCTTTTTCTCTAGTTAAAGCGATTCCCTTAGGCGCTCAACTGCTTCTTGTCGGCGATACCGATCAACTTCCCAGTGTCGGTGAGGGCAATGTTCTCCAAGATTTAATTGATTCTCAGCAAGTCCCTGTAATCACGCTCACTGAGGTATTTCGTCAGGCTCAGGCAAGTCAAATTATTCAGAATGCTCACCGTATCAATACGGGTAAGTTTCCGCAGATGGAAAAGGTTTCTAATCAGCCGCAATCTGATTGCCTATGGCTAGAAATGCCCAATGCGGAAGCTGGTCAGCAGGGTGTTTGTGACATTATTACGGAATTGTTACCGAGTCTGGGCTTTGACCCTCAGCAAGATATGCAGGTTCTCTGTCCCATGACTAGAGGTGATGTTGGTACGCGTAATCTTAATGTTGTCCTTCAACAACTTCTCAATCCCCCTGATGCCATGAAGCCCGAAATTAAGTATGGCAATACGATCTTTCGTTTGGGAGATCGCATTATGCAGCAGGTGAATGACTATAATCGCGAGGTGTTCAATGGTGATATTGGCACGATTACAGGTGTAGATTTGGAGGAGCGGGAAGTCACGTTTGTATTTGGCGATCGGCAAGTAACCTATGATTATGCCGATCTCAATGAGATTGCTCTCGCTAGAGCGACGACGATCCATAAGGCGCAGGGCAGCGAATATCCTGTGGTAATCATGCCTCTGTTCATGCAACATTTTCTGATGCTTTCTCGCAATCTTTTCTACACTGGTTTAACTCGTGCGCGAAAGCTTGCCATTATTGTCGGGGAGTCGAAGGCGATCGGGATGGCAGTAAAACAAGTTAGCGATCGGCAGAGATATACTTATCTCGCGAAACGTTTAGCAAAGTTTGCCGAGCCGTAA
- a CDS encoding protein kinase domain-containing protein, which produces MDNELYKIFEKTYFNHKYYLKEFKGAGAFGAVFLADELVGGTKIQEVAIKAIRKDKMPSDIIAKELVTAIRLKHPNLINCITSEEGRLKHSMFDYDCFGLVMEIASGTLEDYLQASRVLPAIEVREIVEAIASGLVYLHGQSVTHRDLKPANVLRVGNVWKISDFGIARQMGRESGTMTTSFTGTPIYMPPEVYAAYSEDAPMKVSPAWDIWSLGVMIVEMLTGALPFDGVTDIWKMNIKIKGDLPQLFDSIVQNCLVDAPKLRLSAKEILEILIPKQQRDILLSQVSIPTQPLVLSQYRRDSAGIILELPNSQKLELVKIPSGQLIMDGGREINLDEEFWMGKYPVTQAQYQAVMGSNPSKFKGDAQLPVDSVFWKNAVVFCKQLSRLTGRKIRLPSETEWEYACRADSRTKYYFGDDDKELDKYAWYGDNSGQNPHPVGNKLPNKWGLYDMHGNVWEWCQADLLTSEDSDRQAVRGGGWNRYTDNCRSGYRGYYPAADRDSDIGFRVVLFS; this is translated from the coding sequence ATGGATAACGAGCTTTACAAGATTTTTGAGAAGACTTACTTCAATCATAAGTATTATTTGAAGGAGTTTAAGGGGGCTGGGGCTTTTGGTGCGGTGTTTTTGGCGGATGAGTTGGTGGGTGGTACAAAAATTCAGGAAGTAGCAATTAAGGCGATTCGGAAAGATAAGATGCCTTCGGATATTATTGCTAAGGAGTTAGTAACGGCGATTAGGTTGAAGCATCCTAATTTGATTAATTGCATCACTTCTGAGGAGGGACGGTTAAAGCATTCGATGTTTGATTATGACTGTTTTGGTCTGGTGATGGAGATTGCAAGTGGAACACTAGAGGATTATTTGCAAGCATCGAGGGTTTTACCAGCTATTGAGGTGAGGGAGATTGTTGAGGCGATCGCTTCGGGACTTGTCTATTTGCATGGTCAGTCGGTAACGCATCGGGATCTGAAACCTGCAAATGTGTTGCGGGTGGGGAATGTTTGGAAAATCTCAGATTTTGGAATTGCGCGGCAGATGGGGCGAGAAAGTGGCACGATGACGACTAGCTTCACGGGGACACCAATTTATATGCCGCCAGAGGTTTATGCTGCTTATTCGGAAGATGCACCAATGAAGGTTTCTCCTGCTTGGGATATCTGGTCTTTGGGTGTGATGATTGTGGAAATGCTGACGGGGGCGTTGCCGTTTGATGGGGTGACGGATATTTGGAAAATGAATATCAAGATTAAAGGGGATTTACCTCAGCTTTTTGATTCGATTGTTCAGAATTGCTTGGTAGATGCCCCGAAACTACGATTGTCTGCGAAAGAAATATTAGAAATTCTGATACCGAAACAACAAAGAGACATTTTGCTGTCTCAAGTATCTATACCAACTCAGCCATTAGTATTATCTCAATATCGAAGAGACTCTGCTGGAATTATTTTAGAATTACCAAATAGCCAAAAACTGGAACTTGTAAAGATTCCAAGTGGTCAACTAATTATGGATGGAGGTCGTGAGATTAACCTCGATGAAGAGTTTTGGATGGGAAAATATCCAGTTACGCAAGCACAATATCAAGCAGTAATGGGCAGCAATCCATCAAAATTTAAAGGTGACGCTCAATTACCTGTAGATAGCGTATTTTGGAAGAATGCAGTGGTTTTCTGTAAGCAACTATCAAGACTCACAGGACGAAAGATCAGACTTCCAAGTGAAACTGAGTGGGAGTATGCGTGTCGAGCAGATTCAAGAACAAAGTATTATTTTGGTGATGATGATAAAGAATTAGATAAATATGCTTGGTATGGCGATAATTCAGGACAGAATCCGCACCCAGTAGGAAATAAGCTTCCAAATAAATGGGGGCTATACGATATGCACGGCAATGTTTGGGAATGGTGTCAAGCAGATTTATTAACTAGCGAAGACTCAGATCGCCAAGCCGTTCGTGGTGGTGGTTGGAATCGCTACACTGATAATTGCCGATCTGGTTATCGTGGTTATTATCCTGCTGCTGACAGAGACTCTGATATAGGTTTTCGCGTAGTTCTATTTTCTTAA
- the mfd gene encoding transcription-repair coupling factor — protein MTIPMTFTAVLENIARSQIATKIGEKLKTAKSISLSGLSRLGKGLVSTHLCQQQTKPLLIVTATVEEATRWALQLQSMSWRVYLYPPLDTFPYESSQIDLETAWTRIEILAELLAKPQPNLAIATTIKALQPHLPSTQSFQKHSIYLNIGDLQSVKLLAVALARLGYEEVKEVKESKQWSHKGFSFEVFPVNRNLPVRLSCNRGTVEKIREFDPTNPKSFTDLSSIAIAPVDLHEFVSAHKATLLNYLPKNFIVNLDEPEQCQSYGDRWYEAADELYQNQSQADTPKLHWDFAKCMTEAKKFQMLQLSERSLKPKANIFDFASAAIPIVPHQFDQIAALIREYLKSEYQVTLISAQPLRVATLLKEYDCIANFVSDHDDLQSIARIQKAGKPVILKYSGLMEMQGFVLPSCNLALLTDRELFGQQLLASPTFVHPSHITSAKSVNPDELNVGDYVVHRKYGIGRFTRFETIEVKGEKQPHYIVEFADGKTAVAIAPENEKILSRYRSASNKPPKLNSIANTKAWDNALSKCQKEIYKLARDLLQLYVRRANLVGYAFPTDTDWQQEMEDSFPYQLTPDQVKAVQDVKQDMESDRPMDRLVCGDVGFGKTEVAVRAIFKAVCAGKQIALLAPTTILAQQHFHTLQTRFAAYPFTVDIVNRFRPAKERKQVLQEVADGKVQVIVGTHQLLSKDVEFHDLGLLVIDEEQRFGTLQKEKIKAMKGDVDLLTLSATPIPRTLYAALSGVREMSVIATPPPSRRSIQTHLSAYDASLVKTAIRHELDRGGQVFYVVPRIEGIEAIAVSLQAMLPNVRLAIAHGQMQESELEAAMVAFNNNEADILLCTTIIEAGLDIPRVNTIVIEDAHKLGLAQLYQLRGRVGRAGIQAHAYLLYPPNLELTDAAKKRLDAIQEFSQLGSGYQLAMRDMEIRGLGDLLGEEQSGQADVIGFALYMDLLQEYINELRGKILPEVADTELQLPRLVAFIPDSYMADNETKINAYLTLAKVKSKEEILKLAAVWEGLYGALPEETQVLLRVMELKLVARKVGVFRIYASENGRDLFLESKLTDSLWELLHAKIPIEFYYRFSFEKGKIKITSLALLPGDKQVHFLIEWLGCFLK, from the coding sequence ATGACTATACCCATGACCTTCACAGCAGTCCTAGAGAACATAGCCCGATCGCAAATCGCCACAAAAATAGGCGAGAAACTCAAAACAGCTAAAAGCATATCCCTATCAGGACTATCTCGCTTAGGCAAAGGACTGGTTAGCACCCACCTATGCCAACAACAAACCAAACCATTACTCATCGTCACCGCCACCGTCGAAGAAGCAACCCGATGGGCTTTACAACTCCAGTCCATGTCATGGCGAGTCTATCTATACCCTCCCCTTGATACATTTCCCTACGAATCTAGCCAAATCGATTTAGAAACCGCTTGGACAAGGATTGAGATATTAGCAGAATTGCTTGCCAAACCACAGCCTAACCTAGCGATCGCTACCACCATTAAAGCGCTACAGCCCCATCTACCATCCACTCAATCCTTCCAAAAACATAGCATCTATCTCAATATCGGCGATTTGCAATCGGTTAAATTACTTGCCGTGGCTCTGGCAAGATTGGGATATGAAGAAGTCAAAGAAGTAAAAGAATCAAAACAATGGAGCCACAAAGGATTTAGTTTTGAGGTTTTTCCAGTTAATCGAAATCTACCTGTGCGCCTAAGTTGCAATCGTGGCACTGTCGAGAAAATCAGAGAATTTGACCCCACTAATCCCAAAAGCTTCACTGACCTATCCAGCATAGCGATCGCTCCTGTCGATTTGCATGAGTTTGTTTCTGCTCACAAAGCCACATTACTGAATTACTTACCCAAGAACTTCATTGTCAACCTTGATGAACCCGAACAATGTCAGAGCTATGGCGATCGCTGGTACGAAGCGGCGGATGAACTTTATCAAAATCAATCGCAAGCCGATACACCGAAACTGCATTGGGACTTTGCTAAATGCATGACTGAGGCGAAGAAGTTTCAGATGCTTCAACTTAGCGAGCGATCGCTTAAACCCAAAGCCAATATTTTTGATTTTGCCAGTGCCGCTATTCCCATAGTTCCCCATCAGTTTGACCAGATTGCAGCGCTCATTCGTGAATATCTCAAATCGGAATATCAAGTCACGCTGATTTCGGCTCAACCTTTGCGCGTGGCAACTTTACTCAAGGAATATGACTGCATTGCTAACTTTGTCAGTGATCATGATGATTTACAGTCAATTGCGCGAATTCAGAAAGCTGGTAAGCCTGTGATTTTGAAATATTCGGGACTGATGGAGATGCAAGGCTTTGTTTTGCCTAGTTGTAATCTAGCTCTCCTAACCGATCGCGAGTTATTCGGACAGCAACTATTAGCCTCGCCAACTTTTGTGCATCCCTCACACATAACTTCTGCTAAGTCAGTTAATCCTGACGAACTAAATGTTGGTGATTATGTCGTGCATCGTAAGTATGGAATTGGTAGGTTTACGCGCTTTGAAACCATTGAAGTGAAAGGAGAAAAGCAACCGCATTACATCGTTGAGTTTGCTGATGGTAAGACTGCGGTGGCGATCGCACCAGAGAATGAGAAGATTCTCTCCCGCTATCGCAGTGCTTCTAATAAGCCTCCTAAGTTAAATAGCATCGCCAACACAAAGGCGTGGGATAACGCTCTCAGCAAATGCCAAAAAGAGATTTACAAGTTAGCAAGGGATTTACTCCAACTCTATGTCCGCCGCGCCAATTTAGTCGGCTATGCTTTTCCAACCGATACCGATTGGCAACAGGAGATGGAGGATTCTTTTCCCTATCAACTCACACCCGATCAGGTCAAAGCTGTTCAAGATGTGAAGCAAGATATGGAAAGCGATCGCCCAATGGATCGGCTGGTTTGTGGTGATGTCGGCTTTGGTAAAACAGAGGTGGCGGTAAGAGCAATTTTTAAGGCGGTTTGTGCGGGTAAGCAAATAGCTCTGTTAGCTCCCACCACGATTCTGGCGCAACAGCATTTTCATACGCTCCAAACTCGGTTTGCGGCTTATCCCTTCACTGTAGATATTGTAAATCGGTTTCGCCCTGCGAAGGAGCGCAAGCAGGTTTTACAAGAAGTTGCGGATGGTAAGGTACAAGTCATTGTCGGTACGCATCAACTTTTGTCTAAGGATGTGGAGTTTCACGATTTGGGTTTGCTGGTGATTGATGAGGAGCAACGCTTTGGGACTTTGCAGAAGGAGAAAATCAAGGCGATGAAGGGGGATGTGGATTTGTTGACTTTGAGTGCTACGCCAATTCCGCGTACTCTCTATGCGGCGCTTTCTGGGGTGCGGGAAATGAGTGTGATTGCGACTCCTCCTCCTTCGAGGCGATCGATTCAAACCCATTTGTCTGCTTATGATGCGTCACTGGTGAAAACGGCGATTCGCCATGAGTTAGATCGTGGTGGTCAGGTGTTTTATGTCGTGCCGCGCATTGAGGGGATTGAGGCGATCGCTGTTTCTTTGCAAGCCATGTTGCCGAATGTGAGATTAGCGATCGCTCATGGACAGATGCAGGAGTCGGAGTTAGAGGCGGCGATGGTTGCTTTTAATAACAATGAGGCGGATATTCTCCTCTGTACCACGATTATTGAGGCGGGTTTGGATATTCCGCGTGTGAATACGATTGTGATTGAGGATGCTCATAAGTTGGGTTTAGCGCAACTTTATCAATTGCGTGGTCGCGTTGGTCGGGCAGGGATTCAGGCTCATGCCTATTTGCTGTATCCTCCTAATCTTGAGTTGACGGATGCGGCGAAGAAGAGATTGGATGCGATTCAGGAGTTTAGTCAGCTTGGTTCGGGCTATCAACTGGCGATGCGCGATATGGAGATTCGTGGATTGGGGGATCTCTTGGGAGAGGAGCAATCGGGTCAGGCGGATGTGATTGGCTTTGCGCTGTACATGGATTTGCTTCAGGAATATATCAATGAGTTACGGGGGAAGATTTTGCCTGAAGTTGCGGATACTGAGCTTCAGTTACCGCGTTTGGTGGCTTTTATTCCTGATAGTTATATGGCGGATAATGAGACGAAGATTAATGCTTATTTGACTTTGGCGAAGGTGAAGTCGAAGGAGGAGATTCTCAAGTTGGCTGCGGTTTGGGAGGGGTTGTATGGGGCTTTGCCTGAAGAAACGCAGGTATTGCTCAGGGTGATGGAACTGAAGTTGGTGGCGCGTAAGGTTGGGGTGTTTCGCATTTATGCTTCAGAGAATGGGCGAGATCTGTTTCTGGAATCGAAGCTGACGGATTCGCTTTGGGAGTTGCTTCATGCGAAGATTCCGATTGAGTTCTATTATCGTTTCTCTTTTGAGAAGGGCAAAATTAAAATCACGAGTCTGGCTCTTCTGCCTGGGGATAAGCAGGTGCATTTCTTGATTGAGTGGTTGGGCTGTTTTTTGAAGTAA
- a CDS encoding DUF4926 domain-containing protein has protein sequence MNDIHEYDLVALIEHAIATHKITHQQILLRRGQMGTVLMSFDDQAFLIDFTDKKGNTFAMETIETVKLLRLINEPELVYS, from the coding sequence ATGAACGACATCCATGAATATGACCTTGTTGCTTTAATCGAACATGCGATCGCTACGCATAAAATCACTCATCAGCAAATCCTACTGCGACGGGGACAAATGGGAACAGTTTTAATGTCCTTTGATGACCAAGCATTCCTAATCGACTTTACCGATAAGAAAGGCAATACCTTCGCCATGGAAACAATCGAAACTGTCAAGCTATTACGCCTTATCAATGAACCTGAATTAGTCTATTCATGA